A window of the Candidatus Nitrosotalea okcheonensis genome harbors these coding sequences:
- a CDS encoding deoxycytidylate deaminase, with the protein MNKSFDRPTWDEYFMLQAELAKLRSNCITRQVGAVIVRENRQIATGYNGTPPGVKNCFEGGCKRCQLRMEGKVASGEGLDRCLCNHAEANAIMHCAILGVGSGTKNSTLYTTFITCLECSKMAITIGIKKIVCLGNYPETDYELLHEAGLEVVILDKSRINHWIKVLLEEPDANLTPK; encoded by the coding sequence ATGAACAAGTCATTTGACCGTCCTACATGGGACGAGTATTTTATGCTCCAGGCAGAATTAGCAAAATTACGATCAAATTGCATTACAAGACAAGTTGGAGCAGTAATTGTACGAGAAAACAGACAGATTGCCACAGGCTATAATGGGACGCCTCCGGGGGTAAAAAATTGCTTCGAGGGAGGCTGTAAAAGATGCCAACTTCGAATGGAAGGCAAAGTTGCATCAGGTGAAGGTCTTGACAGGTGCCTATGCAACCATGCTGAAGCAAATGCCATAATGCATTGTGCTATACTCGGGGTAGGCTCTGGGACCAAAAATTCTACCTTGTATACCACATTTATCACATGTTTAGAGTGTAGCAAGATGGCAATCACAATCGGGATTAAAAAAATAGTCTGCCTTGGGAATTATCCTGAGACGGATTATGAATTATTACATGAAGCTGGGTTAGAAGTAGTGATTTTGGACAAGAGCAGGATAAATCATTGGATAAAGGTTCTCCTTGAAGAGCCAGACGCCAATCTTACGCCAAAGTGA
- a CDS encoding DEAD/DEAH box helicase, with translation MSGNFVEHKYIKKLSIEHRDYQNNLARQAIAENCLIVLPTGLGKTTVALHVIAEFLSRGKGGVLFLAPTRVLAHQHYEFLKNNLLIDDIVLITGEDLLAKRKKLWVSSIICATPEIVKNDLDRQIVSTDQFSLVIFDEAHRTVGDYAYSGIAERFVNMNVRIIGMTATLPSEKQKAEEMIKILKITSIAQRTEESPDVSPYVQQTDTQWITVELGPEMKEIQALIKATIDSRYLELKKLGLNLSGSRSMSELLRVREFVLRQNRRAAKPLFTAIRLIHALNVFESHGVTSFLRFCERTREKKGVGIRDLFENDVNFGKAVRLAKQAQEKGIEHSKMEKLSEVLRDIPGKALVFTSYRDSVDVIHRKLNEMGIPSGFLIGKAGETGLKQKKQIETIQKFRDGQYKVLIATRVGEEGLDISEVNLVVFFDNVPSSIRYVQRKGRTGRKDYGKLVVLIAKDTTDETYYWIGKRKVTAAKGMGEKMNKFLEQQEVPVAKKGLDSFF, from the coding sequence TTGAGTGGTAATTTCGTAGAACACAAGTATATCAAAAAGTTAAGTATAGAACACAGGGATTATCAAAACAACCTGGCAAGACAGGCAATTGCAGAAAATTGTCTAATTGTACTTCCAACAGGACTTGGTAAGACTACTGTCGCATTGCATGTGATTGCAGAATTTCTGTCAAGAGGAAAAGGAGGGGTCTTATTCTTGGCTCCTACTCGAGTCTTGGCACACCAGCATTATGAGTTTTTAAAAAATAATTTGTTAATTGATGACATCGTCCTTATTACAGGAGAAGATCTACTTGCAAAAAGAAAGAAACTTTGGGTAAGCAGCATAATTTGTGCAACTCCTGAAATTGTAAAAAATGATCTTGACAGACAGATCGTTTCCACTGATCAGTTTTCACTTGTAATATTTGATGAGGCACATAGGACAGTTGGAGATTACGCATATTCTGGAATTGCAGAGCGTTTTGTAAACATGAACGTTAGAATAATTGGCATGACTGCTACTTTACCAAGCGAGAAACAAAAGGCAGAAGAGATGATAAAGATACTAAAGATTACAAGTATAGCTCAGAGGACAGAAGAGAGTCCCGATGTAAGTCCATACGTTCAACAAACAGACACACAGTGGATTACTGTTGAACTTGGACCTGAGATGAAAGAGATTCAGGCCTTGATAAAAGCCACAATTGATTCCAGGTATCTTGAACTCAAAAAACTTGGTCTTAATCTTTCAGGAAGCCGATCAATGTCTGAACTTTTGCGTGTAAGGGAATTTGTTTTAAGACAAAACAGGCGAGCTGCCAAGCCACTCTTTACTGCCATCCGCCTCATTCATGCACTAAACGTGTTTGAATCTCATGGTGTTACATCCTTTCTTAGGTTTTGTGAGAGAACTCGAGAGAAAAAAGGAGTCGGCATTAGAGACTTGTTTGAAAATGATGTGAATTTTGGCAAGGCGGTAAGGCTTGCAAAACAGGCACAGGAAAAAGGAATTGAGCATTCCAAAATGGAAAAACTCAGTGAGGTATTGCGCGACATTCCAGGAAAGGCACTTGTCTTTACAAGCTACAGGGATTCGGTGGATGTCATACACCGGAAACTAAACGAGATGGGAATCCCCTCTGGATTTCTGATAGGAAAGGCTGGCGAGACCGGCCTTAAACAGAAAAAACAGATAGAGACAATACAGAAATTCCGTGATGGGCAATACAAGGTGTTAATTGCAACTCGCGTAGGTGAGGAGGGTCTTGATATTTCAGAAGTTAATCTCGTAGTATTTTTCGACAATGTCCCAAGTTCGATTCGATATGTCCAGAGAAAAGGTCGTACTGGAAGAAAAGATTATGGTAAATTAGTAGTATTGATTGCTAAAGATACAACTGATGAAACATATTATTGGATAGGAAAACGCAAGGTTACAGCTGCAAAGGGAATGGGCGAGAAAATGAACAAGTTCTTGGAACAACAAGAAGTACCTGTCGCAAAAAAAGGTCTTGATTCATTCTTCTAG